Within the Molothrus aeneus isolate 106 chromosome 1, BPBGC_Maene_1.0, whole genome shotgun sequence genome, the region ttttcataaagtGATGCACAACCATGTAGCTGCCAGCCTCCAATGAAACCGGACACCCAAGTTAAATTTTGTATATTAAAGGAGTCCACAGGCACTGGGGGACTTAGCCCTGGTGCCTGTGGACTCCTTTAATATAcaaaatttaacaaaatttaAGGACAGTATATTTAAGGAAGCATATGCCAGTTGTAAATACAGTTGTATTTGCAACTGGCATATGCTTCCTTAAATATACAGTCCTCTCACAGCATTCTGACAGTGGTTTCTGCTGTCCTTCACAAAAACCGTCACAGAACTATCTCTTGGCACACTTAAGAAAAGAAACGAGTGATGAAAATTTGTAAATCAACTTTATTCAAGGATGACCATGTTTAGGCATCGGCAATAGTAACTTCAACTTCTACGCCTGGCTCGATGCTGATGGAAGTGATCTGCTTCACGATCTCCGAAGGGCTGTGAAGGTCGATGAGCCGCTTATGGATACGCATTTGGAAGCGATCCCAGGTCTTGGAACCCTCACCACAAGGCGTCTTCCTGGTAGTGATCCGCAGGGTCTGAAAAGTCAAACACGGGGCATTGAGCTGATGCACTGAGAGAGAGGAGTAATCTACAACCACATGGAAAGATCATCACCTACAAATACTGTATGGTACCTATGCCATTAGGAAGTTACCTGTGAAGTTATAATAGGTCTACTGATGTTAACACTCATTCCCTtctatatttcatttaaaaaatgaggtcgttattaaaataaattgaacaGAAAAGCCCCCTCCACATTCAACATGTTTTTTACCACTTAACAGTTACCCTAAGTGTCAAAACAATGTGTGAGATAATCTTTTTACATTGGGTCAACCCTCAGTTTAGTAGCACTGCTTTTTACCTCACCttttgctctttaaaaaaaatatgtttttaagcACACAGttgcaaaaagaaaacctaCTTTTAAGACAGGAAAACAGTGTCAAGTACCTTGGTAGGCATGCGAACAGGTCCCTTCaccttcaggtttttttccttagcacCTCTGATCAAGTCAGCACAGACTGTAAAAAGACATGCAACAGCTCAGGTTTGTGACTATTTTACTTGCTTGATTTTTTGAGCAAGTATTTTAAACAAGATGTTGGCTCAGAATAGCGTATGAGTGATCACTGCAATTCATTTTAAGCGTTATCCTCATAGCCAACCACGTACAACTGGAAGTGTTGTGACATGATGAGCAAAGTCATGGTGCAACAACAAGCAAAAACCATTACTAGACATTTAAACCATATTTAAGCTGTTATCAGCCTGAAGATCCTGCAAATAGTaactttttttacatttttattatatgaTTAAACACTGGCAAAGCTAGTTCCTAaacaagatttaattttttttttttaagaacgtTACACTAAACTCTTCATAACAGAAATGACAAAATATGGAGAAACCAGTGCTTTTCA harbors:
- the RPS20 gene encoding small ribosomal subunit protein uS10, which codes for MAFKDTGKAPVEQEVAIHRIRITLTSRNVKSLEKVCADLIRGAKEKNLKVKGPVRMPTKTLRITTRKTPCGEGSKTWDRFQMRIHKRLIDLHSPSEIVKQITSISIEPGVEVEVTIADA